The window ACACTATACTGATTCATTAATGTAAGTGGGAACGTTAGAAGCAACTTTTATACATGTGCCTTTGTGGTTTTTAACATGCTGCATGTGTGCTGAAGTGTTTCACTGAAATAACACTGTGATACTGTGATAGATAGaataatgaatatgtatttggtctgcgtcccagttcctggcacagagctcctaaaaccctagGGATTTCCAGAATGATGGGGTGCGAGGAGTGTCTTTTTTAATTCATAATAAGCCCTTTTCAACTATATCTGAGTTTATACTAGTGGGATGACTCTTGGAGGATGGGGACTGGTTACCAGAGGAATCAACCAAGGGATAAGAGAGTTGAAActtccagccccagccctccacctccaggaaggggggaggggctgagaaTGAGGCCAATccccagtggccaatgatttaattaacCATGCCTATGTAAAGGAACtcccataaaaaccctaaacgatgaggtttggagagcttccgggTAGGTGAACAGCtcaaggtgctgggagagtgacCTGGTAGGGGGCTTGGAAGCTCTGCATCCCTTCCCCCCCGCCCCGTACCTTGCCCTATGCacctcttccatttggctgttcttGAGTCTTATCCTTTACTAAAAAATTGGCAATCTAGTAATTAAAGTATTTTCCTGAGTTTTATGAGCTACTCTAGTAAATTATTAAATCTGACAAGGGGTTGCGGGTACCCCTGATTTATAACCGGTTGGTTTTAGTACAGGAGACAGCCTGGGGcttgtgattggtgtctgaagttgGGGCATCTTGCGGGACTAAGCAAGCCCTTCACCTGTGGGGCCTGTGTTAACTCCACGTCGTGTCAGACTGTTGAGCAGAGGAAacgtttttcttttaaacattataCTGGTTCATTCCTGTAACTAGTACTGTTAGAAACAACTTCGACACGTGTAATACCCagagggacattctgcaaaatatgaccagtattcctcaaaatCATCCAAGTCATCAAAATCTGagaactgtcacagccaagaggaacaTTTTTAAGAAGGCAGATTTAATAGTATatgaatatttcaataaagctgttatataaGATTGTGATTCTACTAAATATGCCTATTCTCTACAGACAGGGGCTCTATTAAGTAGAGCAAGTAGACTGAATGAAGCGACAGATCTTCTCAAGGTTTTACTCCCCTTCCATACGGTTCTCTTTGCTACAGTAAAAAAAACCTGGGTAGAAGGACTGAAAGAAAAGACTACACTGAACAACTCTCATGTTTCAGAAACCTTTATTGGAAAGGTTACAAACTTTGTATCGCCACTGCATCTCTTACGCTCAAAGTGGTTGTGGGGCAGTAACCATGGAGACAAAGCTACTCTGCTGCTGAATTTTGCCCAGGCTGGTTGTCAACTACTTTTCATACAATGGAGGTAGAGTGGACAGGGCAAGGATTCAAACCTCAGGCCTGGGTTAATGCCAGGACACCCTTTTTTTCCATTCAGGTTCTGGGAgacctagaaataaactacaagaattATATTTAGGCTCAGGGACGGcataatccattttcagtttttagttttcagtttccCCCGATTTGTTCTTTTACAACTGAGGTCTCTTTTCCCTAAAATTAAAGTGTGTTCTAAAAATACCCTGGGAATGAAAAGAAGATAATAGAAGATGGAAAGAAGTGCAACACAACATCCTTTTCATAGTAGTtttacctgatttttttcctatcagcCTGTCTTACTTTTCTACAAAACATAAGTAATAATCAATGCTTCCCCCAATCTCAAATATTGAACTTAATGGAGACAGAGAATCTTTAACTTAACATTTAATGAAAACAGAGCATTTTAACAGGTTCTATGCAAACATGGTTCTCATGTTGATTTGCTGTTACCTTATTTTTAAAGGGTGGTGGGGATACAGAGGCTAGATTAACCTGGCCCAAACGCTCAGGATCCTAACTTACGAGTATATGGCTCACATGTCCTTGACTCTACAAGCATCAATTGAAGCCAATAAAGCCTGTTTCTACCAACATATCaaactttcttttgccttttaaaactacagaacGGGCATGTGCCTGCAGCATAAGCTTCAGGCCAATGGGTTTTTAAGGGCTGTTCAAGAACCAGAACTAAGGATACATTCTTCTGCTTAAGGATACATTTTACAGTTCAAAATATGCCTTCTTCTAAAAATGTGACACAAAGAATAATTTACACCAACTGCTTTTTATTATCGAGTTTCAGAAACCTTTCAcaagatggtaaaaaaaaaaaaaagaaaaggaaagaaaaagaaagcttacaACCACAgctaatgttattttttttccattgttccCAGTCAGCTCCAAACCCATTGTGTGCAAAGCCCATTTTTCCATGCATCTAAATGATAGATACAGGCTATgaaattctttattctatttgtaGCAGCTTATGCAGGTGCAGCCAAACACAAAGCTTCAGGACAAATTGTACACAAACTTTACAATGTGggatttgaatttaaaatatgaaacataaaatctacacaaaactgataaaaatcaAGCACAGATACCAGGACTGAAACTTATAACCCACGTGTGAAAGGGAGTCTTGTTTCCTTTCAAGTGCTTTATTCTGCTACAGAACAGTCGAAATGAAGATGTAAAGCTTTGTGGTTAGTTTAAATTATACACTCTGTAGATACTATACCAATTTTAAAAGTTACACACAGACCAACAGATGTCCATCAGTTCATCTGGATTGACCAGACACTCCAGCTGGACGGCTGGAGACAAACCAGGCAAACGTGGAAAGAAAATCCACCTGTGCAATTCGTTTGTAGAGTTTACTGATGGGCACATTGCACTCCTGGTCCATGATGGCTGCTGCTTTCTTCATCAGAGCTATCGTTATAGGCTTCACGCCTCTGACCACTTCCTGAGCCCCGAGTGCTATCAAATTCCTGAAGCTCTACCTCCTCTGTGTCTCCAATGATGTTTGGAACTTCTGGTCTAGATGGCAGAAGGTCTTCTAGTTCcttcatgaaaacaaacaaaaacaagcctAGTTGTAAGATATCTTCATCAACTCCCCTTTTGATACAATTGAAGGTGTATGCTTCCTCGAGAGTTTAAATAGATAAGTCTGCACTTTAAGCCAGAGATCACAAACAGATGACCCACAGGCAAAATCTGCAGACATCTTTTATGCAACCCATCTAGTACTCAGAACACAAAAAAACTGGGGTTAGTTGCCAATATTTAAACATTGGAAAATTTCACAGAAGACATGCCTTCTTGCATGGAACAACCAGGACATGCTAGGCTGGGGAGTCGCCCTGATCTTCAGGTGAGGGATCTGTTCTCCAGGGTGTCCCAATCCTCCCACACCCAGTCCACTGCACTCCTTTTTTTACATGCCCTATTTGGCCCTATAAACATTTATACCAGCAATCCTCATCTTAGTTAAGAACCAGGACAGCCCATTAACCACTCAAATACTAGAAAAGCAAAATGTTATAAATTGTGTGGTCTGATCTCAGCACCAAAAACAAAcggaaaaatgacaaagaaacacaacCATTATGAAACCTGAAGTCTTCCGCTGCTCAAACTTAGGGAATGCTTACAGAAAGCTTATCTGGGTTGATCCAGTTGTTCTCAGGAAACTGCACATCAAACTTGATGTAAAGATCACCTTTTTCAAAGGGATTACGATACTGTGGCATTCCTTCACCTCGAACTACACGGACACATCCTattaagtaaagagaaaactattAAGAATTTTACCCAAGAAGAAAGATGCTCGATAATATTGAGAGTCGCCTactataaaaaattacaaattgtaAAAGTCCTGAATCAGACAAAAATCAAGATTTACCTGGTTCAATTACTTTGCCAGGGGGGTATTTCACCACAATCTGACGTCCATCAAGGTGCTTAAATGTGAACTGAAATCCACAGAGTGCTTCAACAAGTCCTATCTTATATGTCATGTGCAAATCATTGCCATCTCTCTGGAACACCTACAAATCAAGcacacaaaaactttttttttttttaattatggagCCATATTCTTTTGTGCTGTGTTCCCTGAATCAATTTCCAAACCTTAATTCTACCATTCATTGCAAAAGCCAAACTGCCACCACCCTTAATTCTCTAAATTTATGTAAGGAAACCTAGCTAATCTCAAGTAATATGCTAGAAACTTCCATCAGAAAAGCAAGGGAATTGGGAAAACAATGGCTCATAAGGCACAGCTGAGGCTCCAAAAACAGAACGAGGTATATTCTGCAATTAAGGCCCATTTCCTGACCCTGCCTCTGAGCAAAAACGTGTAGCAGGCCAGTGGGATTCCGTAGGTCAGGTTCATCTTAGAGTGCTCCCCAGACATGGTCTTaacaggggaaggggagggtccAAGTTCAACATAAAAAGCTCAATCAGTAATACTAAGCCAGTAAAAGCTAtaataatttctgaaaaacaaaagtatagaTATAGAGGAGGGACTAACATCACCAAATATTGTGCTTCTCTGCTGTACAAATGCACAATGGTAGCCAGATCACCAAAACACGCACACAGCTGTACTGAAAGATGCATACACATTAAGACACACCACTCTCAAAAGTGAATGTTTTTAGACCAGAAGATTTAGACCAGCACCCACCCTAATCTCATGGCCTCACAATTCCTTCACAAGCACAAGTgttgggattaaaaaaaaaaaaaaaagccaaaaacaaaataacaagctTTTTCATGAACTAGTTCAAACTAGTTAAGTTTTCTTCAGAGGATTAATATTTTCAGTGgtataaattaaataagatgcCTAAATTTCATCTCGGGCTCAAATTTATTTTACTGGTCATAACAAAACCAAGGAGCAACCCTTGACCTCTTACTAGATGAACTTCCATTCTAACCTTTACTATCTTCTATTTTCTACTTTAGACAACCAGTTACATTTGCTGTCTGTTGGAAATTCCATGTAATTCCACTGCTGCCAACAATTTTAAGAGATGACTTACTTTCAAatgcctccccacagccccagaaagaaaagcagcttATTCATTCTCTTATTTGATTCTACAATATCCTTCCAAGGGAGGACCACCTTTGTTTTTAGCAAGTAAACCTAAGCCCAAGGAGGCCAAAGCTAGAGAGTCACAACTTAAGTCCCTTGTCTCCAAATCCAGtggtctttattttgaaaatctcaATTTAATTATATGGCAACATTAAAGACTGAACTGAGTGGTTAAAAAAGGTTTCACCATCAGTTTGATGTACCAACAACTCAAAAACGTCATCTCTACTCTCCTCCAAATAAGCATTACTTCTTAACTTCCTCACTACCCTCCCTCTGCTGCACTGCCAGACATCATTTGATTACTATCCTCAAACTGTTTCAATGATAGATCAATGAAAACACTCACATCCTGTTTATACCATCTTACAATATATTTTACTCTATACTTGAGCAGATTATAAACGTCTCAATTACTTGGTTGTCTATCTTTCTGCCTTTTATGCCTTGTACAGTATTGTACATGGAAGACAAGATTAAACATAGAAAGAAGTGGCTAAAATGCCAGTTAATAGAAAATCTTGTAAGGAGTTACAAATATTTCAACCTACAAGACCCCAAGACAGAATTCTAGAAAttactcctatttttttttagcaatttagGAGACCCTTGCCATTTGTAGCTTCGGCAACATCTGCAAAGAGCCAAGATACACACAATAATTTATAGCTTTGCTAAGGCAAGAAATTTGACTAGTATACCCTGAGAAAAGCTACTGTAGGAGAGCAAGTCACAACCCAGTGAGGGAATGAATCTAATCAAATTGCCAGAATCTACATCTCAATATGGTTTTATTCTCTATTGGATAattgaagtgatttttaaaattcactttatttgTAGAAATCATcatcaaatgggagaaaattttaatgtaaactaAAAAAGTGGTTGACTTGTGATGTAAACACTTTCAGAGGAACCTGAGTCAATGCGATCAAGTACAAAGCAGAACTCTGCCAAATGCTTCTCTATTCAAGAATCCGGGTGATTATACTACAGGGTTGTTTCGTGAAGAGCTCCAGATACATCCTTCATGAATAAAGATCTACAGTATATTATACAGCACATTAAAAATAGAGGTGCAATGGTATAAGCAAAATAACATACCTTAGACCACATAGTCAGACCAGTTCATTCTGCCTTGTACATAACAGATACAATACGTATtcatcagaaatttaaaaaataaaatttttttttaactgtagaagattttctttcaagaaaagctCACCTGGATGtctaatatgtaaaataaatcaacagaGCAGCACTGAGGACTAAAGCCCTGTCCACTTAGCACCCATCAAAGGATTTTCACAGTGAAAAATGAGGGGCCTTAGATGGCCTGGTCCAACGCCCTCACTTTCATGAACAAGGAAACTGGGATAGAGTCAACGGGACGACTTAAGCTTCCAGTGCAATGGCTGAGCTGTGACCAAAAGTGACTGCTTCTACAGTGCTTCTGACTGCACCTACCTTGTTGATCCACAGGCATACCTTGCTTCACTGCACTTCGATTTATTgcaattgaaggtttgtggcaaccctgccttgagcaagtctcttggtgccatttttccaacagcgtTTGCTCATTTCACATCTGTGTCACagtttggtaattcttgcaatatttcaaactttttattattctatttgttacggtgatctgtgatcagtgatctttgatgttactactgtaattgttttggggcgcCACAAACTGTGCCCATTTAAGACAGTGAACTTAAACCAATAAGTGTTGTGTGTGTTGTGACTGCTCCACCAACCCAGCCAAACTGGCCATTCtcgtctttctccctctccttgggccttaTTCCGAGacataaaaatactgaaattaggtcaattaataaccctacaatgttctctaagtgttcaagtgaaaggaagagtccaacgtctctcactttaaatcaaaagctagaaatgattaagcttagtgaggaaggcatgttgagaGGTGAGACATGCCAAAAGCTGGATGTCTTGTGCCAGTCAGCCAAGTTGTGAGTGTAAAGGAAAAGttcctaaaggaaatgaaaagtgccactccagtgaacacacaaatgatgaGAAACAAAACAGTCTTATTACTGATATGGacaaagttttagtggtctggctAGAAGATtgaaccagccacaacattcccttaagccaaagcttAATCCAGCGCAAGGCCTTCACTCTCTTCAATTCTacgaaggctgagagaggtgaggaagctgcagaagaaaaacttgaagctggtagaggttggttcatgaggtttatggaaagaagccatctccataacataggagtgcaaggggaagcagcaagttctccagaagaccTGGCTAAGATCATTAACGAAGGGGCTACACTAAACAGCAGAGTTTCATTGTAGATGAAGCAGCCTTATATTGGAAAAAGATGCCACCTACGACTTTCACAGCTGGAGAGAAATCAACGCCTGGCTTCAAACTTTCAAAGGACAGGccgactctcttgttaggggctaatgcagctggtgactttaaattgaagccaatgctcatttaccattctgaaaatcttaGGGCccttaaaaattatgctaaatctactctgcctgtgctttaTACATGGAACAagaaagcctggatgacagcacatctgtttaaaACATGGTTGACGGAATACTTccagcccactgttgagacctactgctcagagaaaaagattcctttcaaaatatttctgctCAATGACAATGCACCTGGCCACCCAagcaagagctctgatggagatggaCAATGAGATTAacgttgttttcatgcctgctaacacagcatccattctgcagcccatggatcaagcagtaatttcaactttcaagtcttattatttaaaaaatatattttgtaaggcTACAGCTGCCacagatagtgattcctctggcGGAGATgggcaaaataaattgaaaaccttctggaaaggagtcaccattctagatgccactAAGAACATTTATGATTCatgagaagaggtcaaaatatgaatattaacaagagtttggaaggagctgattccaaccctcatggatgactttgaggggttcaagacttcagtgcaGGAGGTAACTGCAGCTGTGGTGGAAAGAGCCAGGGAACTAGAATTacaagtggagcctgaagatgcgACTGAATTGCTGCAAGCTCTTGATAAAATTTTTAACAGGTGAGGAGTTGCTTCtcatggatgagcaaagaaagtggtttcttgagatggaatctagtCCTGGTGAAGATGCTACAAAGACTTTGTAATGACAACAAACGATTTGGAATATTACATAAACCAGGGTTTGAGGGAGAGAAGCgattccaattttgaaagaagttctactgtgggtaaaatgctatcaaacagcatcaaaTGTTCCAGAGAAACTGTTTGTGAAAGCAAGAATCAATCAATGTGGCAAACTTCActgctgtcttattttaagaaattgccacagccaccccaacctccagcaaccaccaccctgatcagtcagtaGCCATTAACACTGAAGcaagactctccaccagcaaaaagattacgacttgctgaaggctcaaatgatggttaacattttttaacaataaagtatttttaaattaaaatacgtACATTGTTTTCTTacacataatgctattgcatacttaataaACTAcggtatagtgtaaacataacttttatatgcaccagGAAACCAAACAATTCGTGTGACTCACTTTGTTGCAGTGGTCTGGCACCGAACCTGCGTTATCTCTGAAAAAGCCTTGTACTAAATTAACAAGACAATTCTCATGAACTCAGCCCAACTACTTGACAGCTTCATCTATGTCCAGTGTTACTGCATGGAACCCAAAAGATCTAGCCTTAATCTTGCATGCAAGACCTATttctgaataaaacaaacaaaaaggaaattaccTCATGTTCTTTCTCTTGTAGCAAAAGAACAATGTCCCCTGGTTCCACTCCTGGGGCCTGGTCTGCTTCCCCAGTGAATGTAATTCTCTGTCCATGTTTCATTCCTTTGTCTACGTGGACTTCAAGAATCTTGACTTCTTTAATCACCTTCTTCCCTTCACATTTTTTACAGCGGTCCTTTTCATTAATTACCTCTCCTGGAAAGAGACGTCATTCAAACTTTCAGCAAGAGTACCATACCGCAGTCTTAAATAAGATAGGTCTTGATAAGGcctttattcattaaataaactttctgaacttcttttatttttcatttttttgaggaagattagccctgagctaactactgccaatcctcctctttttgctgaggaagactggccctgagctaacatccgttcccatcttactctattttatatgtgggaagcctatcacagtgtggcttgataagcagtgctaggtctgtacccgggatccaaactggtgaaccccaggccgctgaagcaaactgtgtgaacttaaccgctacaccactgggccagcccctggacatttttctttaataaagtgAATACaaacacactttaaaaaagaaaaattgtaagcCTCTCCAATTTCTGCATTCCCAATCCATTTCAACATAGAACCAGAGAAGTACTGGCATGCATACCTTCTCCATTACAGTCAGAACACACAGACTGCATCTGTTGTACCATTCCTGGAGCCAGCTGTCTGATCATGATGCGTACACCTCGACCTCGACAAGCACTACACTTCTGAACAGCTCCAGACTTTCCACCTTGGCTAAAGCAATCAAAAGCATAAATTAGATTTTGCCCATAGACCATTCCAAGAAGCCATGACAAACAGGAATTGTGCTTTTCACCTTCGTTTTCAACTCAATGAATGGTACTTAAACTGGCTTTCAGAGGTATCACAAAATGTTCTTTGCTGGGTAGTTAGTTCTAAATCATGAACAATTTTCACCTGGTATAGACTAAATGTGCCACTGAAAGAACAGATAAAATTTATATCATAAACCAAAACACTTACCCATTGCATGCACTACAGAGTACATTCTTGCTAAGTTGTAGTTTCGTTGTTTTGCCATTATACAGATCTTCTAAAGAtactctgggggaaaaaagaatgaggttcAATCACACTTTGCCAAGTTCTCTTaaatacaaaacataaatgaCAGCTGATACAGCAATTTCACTATAATCTgctaaaacaaagaattaaaaaacaccTTATACTGTCAACTTGACTAAGGTTTTATTTTGTGGCTCAAATCAGCAGAAACATTTCATGGCTACGGACAGCATATATGGTGCTCAAAGCCAGAACCTACAGGATCAGGCCAACAATTTGCTGTACTACATTTTCTGACAAAGCTGATAATTGCACAAATTCAAGCTTCACAATCTTCTTCTCGCCTCAGGCAGGAGCCCTCCACGTAATCCAACCCTCTGAAAAaggtacaattattatccccattttacaagacAAAACTGAGCatagggaggttaagtaacttgctcaagatcacacaggcttctggctccagagtccatgctctatGAGGCCCTGCTCTCTCCAAGGACAATTTAGAAAGGCCACAAAGTTATATTACAAGTATAGGAGGCATTTAGATTGCATACGTCTCAAAAACAAGTGGCCTTGTCTACAGTAtgacagagaggaggaaaagaacagGTTTTCAATAACAAGCATACAATAAGTTTTAGATGTCTGAAGAACTCACTGAATTATAAGCAAAATTGTCTACCTGAACAACTTTTACCAAATTTTCAAAGGGGTTTATGACCCAAAAAGATTGAGTTAAA of the Equus quagga isolate Etosha38 chromosome 13, UCLA_HA_Equagga_1.0, whole genome shotgun sequence genome contains:
- the DNAJA2 gene encoding dnaJ homolog subfamily A member 2: MANVADTKLYDILGVPPGASENELKKAYRKLAKEYHPDKNPNAGDKFKEISFAYEVLSNPEKRELYDRYGEQGLREGSGGGGGMDDIFSHIFGGGLFGFMGNQSRSRNGRRRGEDMMHPLKVSLEDLYNGKTTKLQLSKNVLCSACNGQGGKSGAVQKCSACRGRGVRIMIRQLAPGMVQQMQSVCSDCNGEGEVINEKDRCKKCEGKKVIKEVKILEVHVDKGMKHGQRITFTGEADQAPGVEPGDIVLLLQEKEHEVFQRDGNDLHMTYKIGLVEALCGFQFTFKHLDGRQIVVKYPPGKVIEPGCVRVVRGEGMPQYRNPFEKGDLYIKFDVQFPENNWINPDKLSELEDLLPSRPEVPNIIGDTEEVELQEFDSTRGSGSGQRREAYNDSSDEESSSHHGPGVQCAHQ